ACAACAAAACCAGCATTTTCCGGTGTAAATCTCTGAAGTAAATAAGTAAGTAACCGGGCAAAACCACTCAAAATCAAATAAGCCAAAACGATCACAGATATAAAAACACCTGACGTTAAAAAAGAGCCTGTGAGCATCCATAAAAATGAAAAAATTACAATAAAGATAAGCCCATATACAACAAAAGCGGCTTTATCTCTCACCTTTACTTCCCCTTCTACTGTGGATCTCAAAGTAAGTAAAGGGCTTACATTCCGAATCGAAATCAAAGGAAGTAAAGCAAACAATGCCGTTACGGACAAACCTATCAAAATTCCTTCAGAAATAGCCCGAAATGACAATTCCGGTTCCACACTGACCGGCAGAAAATCTTTTAATAGTAATGGTAAAGCTGTCTGTATCAATACTCCGCCGATTGCCCCCACCAGAACTCCAAAACATCCGAGTACCATGATCTGAATAAAATAAACCAGAAATGCGTCTTTAGGTTTCATTCCAATGCAACGCAACAAAGCGATGGAATTAATCTTAGACTTTATGTAAATCCACACACTTGAAGCCACTCCGATACAACCCAACAAAAGTGCCACAATAGCCACCAGATTGAGAAAATCATTCAAAAATCCAAATGCTCTGTTCAGATTGGCTTTGCGGTCAGTGATGGTTTCTGCCCGAAGATTGTCTGATTTGAAAAATTTCTTCTTTTCTGTCTTCCATTTTTCAATATCAAAGTCTTTTGGAACTTTATAATAGTATGCATAGTTGATCAGACTTCCCGGTCTTTCCAAGTCGGTATCTTCCAGATATTTCATATCAATAAAAATAGTAGGAGCAACCGAAGATGACATGCCGATACTTCCGGTAGAACTTTCCAACAATCCTTCAACCGGAAATTCCGTTTCTCCTATTTTCACAGTATCCCCTACTTTCAACCCGTGCTGAAGGCTCAGGCTTTTGTCCACCAATGCAACCGGCCCCTGACGATATGTTTTGGCGGCTTCGGATGGTTCGGTTTTTATTTTGCCGTAAAATGGAAAATCGCCCTGCAAAGCCTTCAATCTGATGAACTGAGTTTCGTCTGACTTTGGGATATAAACCATTGTCAGCATTTCCTTTTCCATTGCTTTTTCGCCCGGCAATGAATCAAGTACTGAAAGTAATTCTGGTTCTGTTTCTTTATTTCCGGTGACAGCAAGGTCTGCACCCAATAGTGTTGCAGCTTCTCTTTCGATTTCATTTCTCAGATTGTAATTGAAGGAATTGATGGCAACCAAAGCAGCCACGCCAAGTACGATCGACGACATAAACAGAGCTAATTTGTATCTGTTTTTGCGGCTATCCCGAAATGCAAGGCTAAAGTAAAATATAATTTTGTCCATCTGCTATACTGTAGTTGAAATGGATGACCGCTCATCTGAAACTATCTTACCGGATTTCAATTTTATAATCCGGCCGGTTCGGGC
The genomic region above belongs to Saprospiraceae bacterium and contains:
- a CDS encoding FtsX-like permease family protein → MSSIVLGVAALVAINSFNYNLRNEIEREAATLLGADLAVTGNKETEPELLSVLDSLPGEKAMEKEMLTMVYIPKSDETQFIRLKALQGDFPFYGKIKTEPSEAAKTYRQGPVALVDKSLSLQHGLKVGDTVKIGETEFPVEGLLESSTGSIGMSSSVAPTIFIDMKYLEDTDLERPGSLINYAYYYKVPKDFDIEKWKTEKKKFFKSDNLRAETITDRKANLNRAFGFLNDFLNLVAIVALLLGCIGVASSVWIYIKSKINSIALLRCIGMKPKDAFLVYFIQIMVLGCFGVLVGAIGGVLIQTALPLLLKDFLPVSVEPELSFRAISEGILIGLSVTALFALLPLISIRNVSPLLTLRSTVEGEVKVRDKAAFVVYGLIFIVIFSFLWMLTGSFLTSGVFISVIVLAYLILSGFARLLTYLLQRFTPENAGFVVKQGISNLFRPDNQTSAIMVTIGMGTAVLTTLVILQSILLSNVALMDEGKQPNMIIYGIESNQMTDLKKMTIDNGLPIIQEVPVVTMKIDGWKGKAKTEWMADSTMTSGRWAANREARVTYRDTIDNDEILIEGTLKKYKGMGDSIFVSLGTTFAEALDLHIGDELVFNVQGTRIVTYVGSTREIEFRNLSTRFFIVFPTGVLEEAPQFQVLVTKTPDTETMTTYRTSVVKAFPNISVVDLTTILRSVNEILKKVSFIIRFMAIFSLLTGFIVLISSLTLSKYQRLKESVLLRTLGASKSQIFSINAIEYFILGTLSALTGVLISLLVSYAITKFQLKLDFSIDWWSVFAITSGLIIITVLTGLFHSRDIVNSPPLEVLRKETD